The genomic window CATAATCAGTTTACATATGCCTCAGACAGGACAATGATCATATTAGAATGACAAGATAAAATGGCATTATAGATACCTAATGTAGAAACTAATTTCTTACCAGGCAAGGAAGAATAGACATGTGAAATTATATTGACTTTGAGAGTGTCAGGGTTTTTGACTCTAAAGAGAATAAcaaattataagttattttaCCACTTTGTTTGGCATATGATATGATTTCTCTAAGCAATGATTTGGCAGAAGATAGGTTATATCAGTTCTAAAGATGCTCTACAATATTAATGAGGTTGAATTAGTTGTGTCTCACTACAATTAAGGCCACTCAACTTCCCAATGGGTGGTTGTTTCAAAGCATATTAGATTTTCTAGGTTAATAGGGCCTTCTGGTTGCTAGATTGAGCAGTTAGTCTGTGTATTGAtttcctttttattaatttgcttTTAATCAGATATATTCACCATATTTAAAAACGTAGAGAGATGTATTGATGATTTATCCAAACATATTTACACCAGACTtccaagaagaaggaaatagTCATCCATCATCATCCCTCCACCATTGATCGGCAATTCACTTACTAGATTTCAGTACGGTATTAGAAGTAATTACTCTTTTCAGACAAATTCTTAGAACTCCCAATATCTTTTGATGAGTACCTACCTTAACTTTTACAAAATCAATGAATACAAGAATATCTCTTCTTCACCCTGAACTTTCAAAATAGTTGCATTAGGCAGTAGTTACCATGGTAAAACTCATCAGGCATAAGACAAATGCCCCTCCAAAACCATTTACATTCACCTCTCATTACCTGCCTCTGctcttttttgaataaaactgAATAGCCCCTCCCCCTAATAGCATTATGCTACTATTCAAGGATAATTTGGGCAAAATTGTAGACAGAATTTGTTCTTGTAAATAAGCAAACTAAGTGAGTCTTATCATTAGTTTGATATTAAAGGGATTAGAGAGCCAGTATACACCAATTTTATTCAAACAACTCTAAAACTTAAGCTAATCATTTTTCCCAATTCAGATTTGTAAAGCTTGTTACAAACTATGTCAGATgatgtaaattttgcataaattatgaaggaaaaaggaGATAACAGTGTGCTTTAAATTGAATAATCAAACAGGTAGATTTTACACAACATGGAACTATTCAACAATTGAAActattcaaaaatttgaaacacaTACAAGTCCAGCAAAAGACTCACATAGATAGTACCTCTTAAACCATAAAATGGACTATGAACAATATTTGGACAAACTAATTGGCAAAACAAAACTTAAATGAGAGCATtggaaagcaaaagaaaacaaaaaagtgaCTGTCAATTTGGTTAGCATTTTGTAAATAAGCACTCACAGTGCCTTGATCATTCATAAAAGTTGCTTACAGAATATCTGACATGGATGAGAGACAAGGCAATAGGTGTAAGGCCATacacaacaatttttttgttgagTATCATGACAACAAAACAAGGTATCATTTATGAAAATAACTTTGAAGCTAAATGACACTGCTATGGAGACAAAACTGGAAGGCATAACATGTTTAGAGAGGGAAGAGTGGCAACAGGTTATCCAATAAGAAACCAATAAACAATAGATGTAGATAGAGCGCAAGAGCCCAATCAAATCATAATTATTAGCTCCGATGCaccaaaaaaagaatttcaattatttctaaCATATTTATCTAGGAATGCTTACCTTCCATTGTTTTCATAAGTTAAATTATGTTATCATGATCTTATTGATTGAGAAAGAAAATCCTAATAAAGTCCTATTCATAGGAATGGATCAAAATATGCCATATTAATCATCCTAAGAGTTGTCTAGAGATTATGATAACGAGCCACATCAAATTGAAAGATCCAGTATGGATATGGCTAAGGTGAAAACAACTAGAGGGTTCTAttgatgattatatttttattctcaaatAATAAGGTTGGCTATCTTCTAAAATTGACTGTTTAAAAAGCCAAAGAAGCTAACTCGCTCCGGATAACTTTGAAAAAGCAAGACACCTTACCATTGCCATTCTAGTTTTCTATATCCCTATCCCATGCCTACATACACAAAGGAAGAAAAGGAATCACATTTCATATGAGAGACAATTTGTTGACCTCTCTGCAACATCAAGGCTAAAACTCAAGGTCAAATATGGTTGAAAAGAAACTACAAGGAAAGGGAAATGTCAATGATAATCTTGGaacatcataaatcaatttGGCTAGCATTTCATGGCTATTTAATCATGAACTACACATAAGGGGTAGCATTCAGTCCTAGTTGACATTGATTTACTAACCAACAATAAGAAGAAATTCACTCTTGCCTCTTTCAAGCTATAACCAAAGACAAAGGAATAGTATAAGCTAAGTTGAAAAAACACACAAACCAgaacataaacaaaaagaatcaGAAAACATAGCTAGAAAACACTATTACAATCACATTATCATAAACATGACCAAGCTTAAATTTCAGACAACCTGCAACACTGCATAATTCCAGACATAACAAACTTTTAGCACACGAAAGGTGATGCAAATTCAGTCTCTCAAGCAACTATCTTTCCCACAATAGATAAAGTTCAACtgattcaaaaaacaaaaaaacaaaaaaacaaaaaaaaaggaactgcatcaagagaaagaagactCACTCCCTAGTTCTGCGAGGGCGTTTACGGCCCCAGGCCACAAGCTTGGAGACAGCGCAGCCACAGGACAATCGGCAGAGCATGACAGCGCGGCCGTTGGGAGGGACCCTGCGGCGAAGCTCAGCTCTAAGGCACTCATAATCGGGGTTGTTACCGCCTTGGCCGCCCATCCACGGCAGCTGTTCGATCGCCCGCCAGGCGGCGTCCGGCGAGAAGTTCCTGATATCGTCCTCGCTCTGGAGCAGGATGTCCAACTCGGGTGCCTGCTTGAGGCCCTCGCAGTAGGGGTTGCCGCAGCGGCGACGGGATCGGGCGCGGGTGGCGACGAAAGAGAGGCCGACAAAGAGGATAACAAGGACTAGGAGGAGGAGGacaaggaggaggaggaaggtGATAGGGGTGGCAGCGGTGAGGTAGAGGGAGCGGAAGAGGTaggagaaggagaaagaaggGAGAAGGTAGGAGAGGGAACGGAAGGGGtaggagaaggagatggagatggagatggaggggaggaagaaggagaggaagTGGAAAAGGTAGGAGAGGAAGGAGAAGATGAGGAAGGTGGAGGAGAAGAGgatgaggaagaggaagaggaagtcGAGAATGACAGCAGGTGAGTGCTTGCAGGTGTGGGAGCTTGGGTTTGGATggtaggaggaggaggaggaggaggagagatgacgaagatgaagagaagaagaagaagaagaagaagcagatgCCATGGCGAttgcttcttcttcctctcttcgatttatagttctttctttcttctctttcaagATCAAATAATtgggtctctctctctctctctctttctctgtgtCTGTAACAAGACAAGCGCCGCTCTATccctctttttaaaaaaaaattatttattgttgttgttttttttatttttttattttttattttttggcaaATGGACCCACAAGAGTCAGACACATACATAAAATCCAGAAGTGAACATCTAACCATGCATCTTTACTTAAAAATACGGGGCTCAGGTGATAAATCCGAGCCCACACCAAAGACCCAATACCATTATTTGgtgtcaaaaaaatttgaattcagaATAATGAAAGTCCTTTGCCTCAATCTTAGACAAGTGGATTGTACCATTAAGTTATGAGCTTGTTGGTATTGTTTGATACCgggttttcaatttttatctggaattttttaataataatataaattattattaaatacatattttaataatttttttaatatcaacaAACTATTTGGTCTATTCGCAAcaagttttttatataatttttcctGTAGAGAAAATGGGTGTGTCCACGTGTACTTTATTCatatttgtcaatatatatagtGGCATCTTGACGtgtgatttattcatatttattaatatatatatagataaactaCGTCACACAACTATAATTGTATGTTAACTTGAACCGGAAATAAATTGTTCGGTATGTATTAGAgagatatattattattattattattattctatggATAGAAAGATAAACCACTAATGTACCGAATTTAATGCtgaattttgtgaaaaaaactaaactaaaacttTTTTTGTTAAGATCAATTATGATAGTTTAGGAAGGGTAGGTGTGTAAGATAAACACTCAATCTCACAAAAAATtagtacacacatgcaagaaaaagaagacacacaagttggttacccagtttggcacaaccttgcctataTATGGGGGTTAaacccggagaaacaatccactaaaagagttgataaaataaagagtacaacactcccttACTCACTCAAGATAAAGAATATCTTCTTAAGATTGCCCAATGGCCACTCTCCTCAACCATCAACAAAGGGTCTCTCGctcgtggctcatcctaaatcttcaaacaggatatcttatatagatgcAACTATGTTCatccttcctcttttagaattctccgcggcttcctaacttggacaccttccaaagtcaGATGTTGCAACATTGCTCACTTTACTAAACATGACTGAAAACTAGCCAGTTGTAACTGAACTTGCAACACCTTCAACTCTCATGGTTCCTTCAATCCGtttcgtagcagttgactcatcccgagctcctcctgcctacaaccgcttccttcctcacgtgaCTTCAGTAAGTCCCTCTCCCGAAGGTCACATCTACCAAGGCACActcaaccatctcaccaaaaatGGTCACCGAaaatctcccgatcttcttccaaacttggtccaagtttagtcttcccATGTGATCttctctcatccaagtttaacattcaatatcttcaagcatgatctccaatcatccatgctttgATCTTcgaatcttcaatcaaatcttaaGTAATCTTTAGTCAGTCCTCCATATATGACTTGTCTCCTTGAATAGCCTCATCCATAATTAGCCTTCTTACTATCTTTTACTCCATGATGATGATTTTCTCTCAATAAATAATACCTCtttctttaaaatagatctttgATAAAAGGAGCTTTACCAAAAATATGAATGATTTATCATTCTGGATTTTACTAaggatagataaaatcatatctAAGATGAAACTTACTTTTTCTTATGAGATCCCTTTACCTTGATCtttcttccaaaaatagttctttttCAAATGATCCATTTAGAGGTATTTCTCTAATTATACTCTTCATCATGATATTCTAAGCCTCATATCTTTATATGCCATGTCACCAAGCTTTAGCCACATCATTATCCTAGTCACTTCTCttttttgccaagtcatcataGCCACATTATCTTCCATTGCCATGTCATCCACctaacaaattattttaaaaaaaacattatttgaccgtatttttttttatgttgcattttgattttttttttcaatttaaatttagttattataacaaagatttgtatttttggtttgagtaattgttgaaaataattattatgattttaaagataatattatGACCAGCAGTATCTATATATGTAACATGAGAGATGAACCATAATTAGTTGAGAGATTTTAATCTCATTATTAGAAGagaattattagatttttttttttttataagaatgtTTTATAAGATTTATACTTCCACTTTTTTTAgatgtttgtttggttgaagaaataattaaatttcaacgTTACGACAAAGcatcatatcattttgtatttataaattGTGACCTAAAATCATTTAGCATTATAATATTTAGCTTTTTTAGTCCTTCATTTTGTGTGtgatgatataaaaaatttttcaaCTGAAAACTACCAGTGATAATTCACCGTAAAATGTGTAAAAGGGCAAagatttaaaacttaaaactagtattatttatcaataaatatgattttgaaataaatcACTTTGTGGGAACAATAATGTTATCTTCTGTCCAAAATTATATGACAGAAAACTTTATTCTTAGAAAGTCATAAAACCAATACATCTCTCGTCAAATCAATATAACTCCATACCACTTCAATCAACCCAATTAGTCAGTGTG from Dioscorea cayenensis subsp. rotundata cultivar TDr96_F1 unplaced genomic scaffold, TDr96_F1_v2_PseudoChromosome.rev07_lg8_w22 25.fasta BLBR01001178.1, whole genome shotgun sequence includes these protein-coding regions:
- the LOC120255737 gene encoding uncharacterized protein At5g19025-like, giving the protein MASASSSSSSSLHLRHLSSSSSSSYHPNPSSHTCKHSPAVILDFLFLFLILFSSTFLIFSFLSYLFHFLSFFLPSISISISFSYPFRSLSYLLPSFSFSYLFRSLYLTAATPITFLLLLVLLLLVLVILFVGLSFVATRARSRRRCGNPYCEGLKQAPELDILLQSEDDIRNFSPDAAWRAIEQLPWMGGQGGNNPDYECLRAELRRRVPPNGRAVMLCRLSCGCAVSKLVAWGRKRPRRTRE